The proteins below come from a single Alligator mississippiensis isolate rAllMis1 chromosome 2, rAllMis1, whole genome shotgun sequence genomic window:
- the PIGH gene encoding phosphatidylinositol N-acetylglucosaminyltransferase subunit H isoform X5, translated as MEERGDRTALQCRQYSASCREFSVRCQPVQLRSLSAATCSVWLAAYWLFVLTQNSMVLSTAIFITLIGLIVYLHFVKIDQESLLVIASLGIQMTSSYASGKENTTFIEMSRVKDVVINEAICMQKVIYYLCILLRDPLDPQSVSEVVPLFQNSC; from the exons ATGGAGGAGCGGGGGGACCGGACCGCGCTGCAGTGCCGCCAGTACAGCGCCTCCTGCCGCGAGTTCTCGGTGCGGTGCCAGCCCGTGCAGCTCCGCTCGCTCAGCGCCGCCACCTGCTCCGTGTGGCTGGCGGCGTACTGGCTCTTCGTGCTCACCCAG AACAGCATGGTGCTCTCCACAGCTATATTTATCACACTGATCGGCCTGATTGTATACCTGCACTTTGTGAAAATTGACCAAGAGTCCCTGTTAGTCATTGCTTCACTTGGCATCCAGATGACCTCATCTTATGCCTCAGGCAAGGAGAATACAACTTTCATTGAAATGAGCCGAGTGAAGGATGTGGTCATCAACGAGGCTATTTGCATG caaaaAGTTATCTATTACCTGTGCATACTTCTCCGAGACCCTCTGGATCCACAAAGTGTGTCTGAAGTGGTGCCACTCTTTCAG